Genomic segment of Mycolicibacterium psychrotolerans:
GGTGGCTGACGCAGACCGCGACCGCGGTGGCAACGGCAGAGTCCGGCGACTCGTCATAGTCGAGTCGCCTACCAAGGCGCGCAAAATCGCTGGTTATCTCGGTTCCAACTACATCGTCGAGTCGTCCCGCGGACACATCCGCGACCTGCCGCGCAACGCGGCCGACGTGCCCGCGAAGTACAAATCCGAGCCCTGGGCCCGTCTCGGGGTCAACGTCGAGCACAACTTCGAGCCGCTCTACATCATCAGCCCGGAGAAGAAGAGCACCGTTGCCGAGCTGAAGGACCTGCTCAAGAACGTCGACGAGCTCTATCTGGCCACCGACGGTGACCGCGAGGGCGAGGCCATCGCGTGGCATCTGCTGGAGACGCTCAAGCCCCGCATCCCCGTCAAGCGGATGGTGTTCCACGAGATCACCGAGCCGGCGATCCGCGCGGCCGCCGAAGACCCCCGCGATCTGGACAACGCCCTGGTCGACGCCCAGGAGACGCGCCGCATCCTCGACCGTCTCTACGGCTACGAGGTCAGCCCCGTGCTGTGGAAGAAGGTCGCGCCGAAGCTGTCGGCGGGCCGGGTGCAGTCCGTCGCGACGCGCATCATCGTCCAGCGCGAACGCGAGCGGATGGCGTTCCGCAGCGCCGGGTACTGGGACGTCACCGCGGAACTGGACGCCAGCGTCTCCGACGAGCAGGCCAGTCCGCCGACCTTCACCGCCAAGCTGAACACCGTCGACGGCCGCCGGGTCGCGAGCGGCCGTGACTTCGACTCGCTGGGCGGACTCAAGAAGCCCGACGAGGTCCGTGTCCTCGACGAGGCGGCGGCGAACGCCCTGGCCGCCGGTCTGCGCGGGGCACAGCTGCAGGTGGCCTCGGTCGAGCAGAAGCCGTACACCCGCCGGCCGTACCCGCCGTTCATGACCTCGACGCTGCAGCAGGAGGCGGGCCGCAAGCTGCGGTTCTCCTCCGAACGCACGATGAGCATCGCGCAGCGGCTGTACGAGAACGGCTACATCACCTACATGCGCACCGACTCGACGACACTGTCGCAGTCGGCGATCGATGCCGCCCGCAACCAGGCGCGTCAGCTCTACGGCGAGGAGTACGTGCACCCGTCGCCGCGTCAGTACACCCGCAAGGTGAAGAACGCCCAGGAGGCGCACGAGGCCATCCGCCCCGCCGGCGACGTCTTCCAGACGCCGGGCCAGCTGCACGCCGCGCTGGACACCGACGAGTTCCGGCTCTACGAGCTGATCTGGCAGCGCACCGTGGCCTCGCAGATGGCCGACGCGCGCGGCACCACCCTGAGCCTGCGCATCGCGGGCCAGGCCACGGGCGGCGAGCAGGTGGTGTTCAACGCCAGCGGCCGCACGATCACGTTCGCCGGGTTCCTCAAGGCCTACGTGGAGAGCCTCGACGAGCAGGCCGGCGGCGAGGCCGACGACGCCGAGAGCCGGCTGCCGAACCTGACCCAGGGTCAGCGCGTCGACGCCAAAGACCTGACCGCCGACGGGCACACCACCAGTCCGCCCGCCCGCTACACCGAGGCCTCGTTGATCAAGGCGCTCGAAGACCTGGGCATCGGCCGGCCGTCGACCTACAGCTCGATCATCAAGACGATCCAGGACCGCGGCTACGTCCACAAGAAGGGCAGCGCGCTGGTTCCGTCGTGGGTCGCGTTCGCGGTCATCGGACTGCTGGAGCAACACTTCGCGCGGCTGGTGGACTACGACTTCACCGCGGCGATGGAAGACGAGCTCGACGAGATCGCGGCGGGCAACGAGCGAAGGACCAACTGGCTCAACAACTTCTACTTCGGCGGCGAGCACGGGGTGGACGGCTCGATCGCGCGGGCCGGCGGGTTGAAGAAGCTGGTGGGCGGCAATCTCGAGGAGATCGACGCCCGAGAGGTCAACTCCATCAAGCTGTTCGACGATGCCGAGGGTCGGGCGGTCAACGTCCGCGTGGGCCGCAACGGCCCGTACCTGGAACGCATGATCGTCGGGGAAGACGGTGAGCCGACCCCGCAGCGCGCCAACCTCAACGACGACCTGACGCCCGACGAGCTGACCCTCGAGCTCGTCGAAAAGCTTTTCGCCACACCGCAAGAGGGCCGTTCCCTGGGCGTCGATCCGGAGACCGGGCACGAGATCGTCGCCAAGGACGGCCGCTACGGTCCGTACGTCACGGAGGTCCTGCCCGAACCTCCCGACGATGGCGAGGCCGGATCGACGGCGAAGAAGGGCAAGAAGCCGACGGGACCCAAGCCGCGCACCGGTTCGCTGCTGCGCTCCATGGATCTGGAGACGGTGACGCTCGAGGACGCGCTGAAGCTGCTGTCGCTGCCCCGCGTGGTCGGGGTGGACCCGGCCAGCGGTGAGGAGATCACCGCGCAGAACGGCCGCTACGGCCCGTACCTCAAGCGCGGCACCGACTCTCGCTCGCTGGCCACCGAGGAGCAGATGTTCGACATCACGCTCGACGAGGCGCTGAAGATCTACTCCGAGCCGAAGCGGCGTGGCAGGCAGGGCGCGGCGACGCCACCGCTGCGCGAGCTGGGCACCGACCCGGTGTCGGAGAAGCCGATGGTGATCAAGGACGGCCGCTTCGGCCCCTACGTCACCGACGGCGAGACCAACGCGAGCCTGCGCAAGGGCGACGACGTCATGTCGATCACCGACGCGCGGGCCTCGGAATTGTTGGCCGACCGCCGCGCTCGTGGCCCGGTGAAGAAGAAGGCTCCGGCGAAGAAGGCAGCCAAGAAGACGGCGGCCAAGAAGGCACCGGCCAAGAAAGCTGCCAAGAAGGCCTGACGACGATCAAGCGGCGAGGGAGGAGCCGCGTTGAGGAGTCAGGCAAGACGGAGAAGGCCTGAGCTCGTCTAGCGCGCCGACTTCGACACGTCGCTGCTGACCTCGCGCTCGACGCTGTCGGGCGTCACCAGGTGCACCGGGCGGGCGAGCTGCGTCGGCGCGGTGCGGCCGCGCAGGTTCACGGTCTCCCCGACGTCCCAGCACAGCGCCTCGGCGTCGAGCGCCTCGCTGACCGCGATCGCCGACGCCAGCACATGGCCCTTCTCCAGCTTCGCCAGCTCGGTGAGCCGGGCGGCCTCGTTGACCGGGTCCCCGATCACGGTGTATTCGAAGCGGGCCTGCGCGCCGATGTGGCCGGCGATCGCCCGCCCGGCGGACACGCCGATGCCGAACTCGGTTTCGCCGAGCACCTCGATCAGCTCGTCGTGCAGTTCCCGGGAGGCGGCCAGCGCCGCCCCGGACGCGTCGGGGTGTTCGATCGGGGCGCCGAAGATCGCCAGCGCCGCGTCACCCTGGAACTTGTTGACGAACCCGCCGTGCCGGTTCACGGTGTCGACGACCACGCGGAAGAAGTCGTTGAGCAGGTTGACGACCTCGGCGGCGGGGATGGTGGCGGCCAGATGCGTCGACCCGACCAGGTCGACGAACAGCACCGCCACGTCGCGTTCCTGGCCGCCGAGTTCGGTGCCGCGCTCCAGCGCCCGGCGGGCGACGTCCTCGCCGACGTAGCGGCCGAACAGGTCGCGCAGGCGCTGCCGCTCAGCGAGGTCGCGCACCATGTCGTTGAAGCCGGCCTGCAGCAGGCCCAGCTCACTGGCGTCGTAGATCTGCATGTGGGCGTTGTAGTTGCCCCGCTGCACCTCACCGAGCGCCCAGCGCAGCTGGCGCAGCGGGTCGGCGATCGACATCGCGACCAGCACGGTGCCCGCCAGCCCGATCACCAGCGCGACGATGGCCAGCAGCAGGATCGTCGTGATCACCCGGTCGGCGGGCGCGTTGAGGATGTCGAACTTGCTGGCCACCAGCGCCAGCAGGATCGCCACCAGTGGCACCCCGGTGGACAGCACCCACGTCAGCACCTGGCGCAGGATGACGCCGGGGGCGTGGAATTTCTCCGGCACGCCGCCGCGCAGCGCGGCCACCGCAACCGGCCGCAGCACCCGCTCGGACTGCAGGTAGCCGATGATCGCGGTCGCGGTGGCTCCAAGGCCCGTCGCCACGGCCACCACCGGCGCGGACTTGCTGGCCACCGGCCAGCTCGCGACGATGAACACCACGGATCCGAGCAGCCAGTTCGTCGCGCTGATCACCGAGCGGTAGAACGGCATCCGCAGCGCCCGCATGCGCGCGACCTCGGTGTCGGCGGGGTCGCGGTCGCCGAGCAGCATGTCGCGGCGCTGCCAGCGCATCACCGGGATCAGCATCCGCAGCGTCAGGTACGACGCCACAGTGAACGACACGAACAGGTAGGCGAGGAAGATCGACAGGTTGTAGGTGGGCAGGTCCTGCAGCTGAATGCGGTCCTCGGGGGGTAGCCCGAAGCGCAGGAAGCCGAGCACGAGCAGGGCGCCGATGATGTCGGCCTGCAGCATGCCGAGGGTGAACACCGGCCAGGGCGTGCGCGCGACCCAGCGGACGAATGCACTGATTCGCCCCATCTGGATCGCTTCGGCTGCCACCAGATCACCGTATCGGGCGGAGCTGACGGCTACGGGGCGTCTGAGACGGACGTGTCGGTTCGCAGCACTACTGTTATCCGCGATGGCCGGTGTTTTCTCGCGTCTTGTGGGCCAAGACGCCGTCGAGGCGGAGCTCACCGCTGCTGCGCGGGCAGCCCGCGGTGATTCCGCTCACAGCGGGGGTCCCGGTGAGGTGGGCACCATGACGCACGCCTGGCTGATCACGGGTCCGCCGGGGTCGGGGCGCTCGGTGGCCGCGCTGTGCTTCGCGGCCGCGCTGCAGTGCACCTCCGACGGCGTGCCGGGCTGCGGGGAGTGCCGGGCCTGCACGACGACGATGGCGGGCACCCACGCCGACGTCCGCCGGATCATCCCCGAGGGGCTCTCGATCGGGGTGGACGCTATGCGCACGATCGTGCAGATCGCGTCGCGCCGGCCCGGGACGGGCCGCTGGCAGATAGTCGTCATCGAGGACGCCGACCGGCTCACCGAGGGCGCCGCCAATGCGCTGCTGAAGGTCGTGGAGGAGCCGCCGCCGTCGACGGTGTTCCTGCTGTGCGCGCCGTCGGTGGATCCCGAGGACATCGCGATCACGCTGCGTTCGCGCTGCCGCCACGTCGCGCTGGTGACGCCCGGAGTGGACGCGATCGCGCGAGTACTGGTCGACACCGACGGTCTGCCGGAGGCCGAGGCGGCCTGGGCGGCGTCGGTGAGCGGCGGGCACGTCGGCCGGGCGCGCCGGCTGGCCACCGACGAGCAGGCCAGGGAGCGGCGCCGGCGGGCGCTGGGACTGGCCCGGGACGCGGCGACCCCGTCGCGGGCCTACGCCGCGGCCGAGGAGCTGGTGGCCACCGCGGAAGCCGAGGCCCGGGCGCTGACCGAGGACCGCAACGAGGTCGAGACCGAGGAGTTGCGCACCGCGCTGGGCGCCGGCGGCACCGGCAAGGGCACCGCGGGCACGATGCGCGGGGCCGCCGGGGCGCTCAAGGACCTGGAGAGACGGCAGAAGTCCCGCCAGACGCGCGCGTCGCGCGATGCGCTGGATCGGGCGCTCATCGACCTCGCCACCTACTTCCGCGACGCGCTGCTGATCGCCTCCGGGGCGGCCGACGTCGCCCCCAACCACCCCGATATGCGGGACAAGGTCGCGGCGATGGCCGGGCACGCATCGCCCGCCGCACTGCTGCGGTGCATCGAGGCTGTGCTCGAGTGCCGTGAGGCGCTGGCGGTCAACGTCAAGCCGAAGTTCGCCGTCGACGCCATGGTCGGCACCGTCGGGCAGGCGTTGCGCGGCTGACTTGGGTCGCGGGCAGGCCCTGCCGTAGAGTGGTGCCGCCCGACGTGCCGCCTTAGCTCAGTCGGTAGAGCGATTCACTCGTAATGAATAGGTCGGGGGTTCGATTCCCCCAGGCGGCTCCATGTTTCAGCGCCGAGTGTGCGTCCAGGGCGGGAATCGTCGTGGATTCCCGCCCTGGACGCACGCCCGGCACGCCCGGCTATTGCGGCGCCAGGAACCCGACGGGGCCCGACGCCACGCACACGGACAGCGCCGCGGTGTTGGCGCGCACGGTGATGGCGTCCCCGGCGCCGGGCAGCCGGACGAACACCCGGTTCAGCCCCGGCCGCACCGGCACCTTGACCTCGTCGCCCTCGGTCAGCGCCAGCATCATCGACCCGTCGGAATTGGCCAGGTAGTTGATCTCGACGGTCCAGTCCGCGGGTAGCAGCGGACCGTCCAGCGGCATCCGCACCGGGAAGTCCGGCTGCACCAGATAGCCGCACCGCGGATCGGGGCCGGGCCGGATACTGCGCACCCAGGTCACCTTCGCGCCGACGAGCCGGCCGGAGGAATCGAGCATCCGCAGATCCGTTGTCGCCGGAGCGAACTCGGGGCGTTCGCGCAGCAGAGCGAACATGTGCGAGGTCAGGTTCTCCGGCCACGCCACCCGCTGCAGCACCAGGGGGTCGACCTCCTGGTCGAGCATCGGGGCCGCGGAGGCGGCGTGCGCGGCGGCCAGACCGGCCTGTGCGGTGCGCAGGTAGTCCCGGGTGGGGTTGTCGCGCCAGCTGACCAGGAACGTCGCGGTCGAGTAGAGGCTGCTGACCACGAAAAGACCTGTGACACATACGATCCCGAGGGAACGCGCACGTGATGCGTCGAGCCACCGCGCCCTGTCCCGGTTCGGCGCGCACAACCCGACGGCGGCCAGCAGCGCCAGCACCACCACGAGATCGGGCAGATAGCGCAGGGTCTGCGCCAATTCCAGCGCGGTGAACCGCGAGGAGCGCATCAGGTAGATCGGGACCTGG
This window contains:
- a CDS encoding adenylate/guanylate cyclase domain-containing protein; translated protein: MAAEAIQMGRISAFVRWVARTPWPVFTLGMLQADIIGALLVLGFLRFGLPPEDRIQLQDLPTYNLSIFLAYLFVSFTVASYLTLRMLIPVMRWQRRDMLLGDRDPADTEVARMRALRMPFYRSVISATNWLLGSVVFIVASWPVASKSAPVVAVATGLGATATAIIGYLQSERVLRPVAVAALRGGVPEKFHAPGVILRQVLTWVLSTGVPLVAILLALVASKFDILNAPADRVITTILLLAIVALVIGLAGTVLVAMSIADPLRQLRWALGEVQRGNYNAHMQIYDASELGLLQAGFNDMVRDLAERQRLRDLFGRYVGEDVARRALERGTELGGQERDVAVLFVDLVGSTHLAATIPAAEVVNLLNDFFRVVVDTVNRHGGFVNKFQGDAALAIFGAPIEHPDASGAALAASRELHDELIEVLGETEFGIGVSAGRAIAGHIGAQARFEYTVIGDPVNEAARLTELAKLEKGHVLASAIAVSEALDAEALCWDVGETVNLRGRTAPTQLARPVHLVTPDSVEREVSSDVSKSAR
- the topA gene encoding type I DNA topoisomerase; amino-acid sequence: MADADRDRGGNGRVRRLVIVESPTKARKIAGYLGSNYIVESSRGHIRDLPRNAADVPAKYKSEPWARLGVNVEHNFEPLYIISPEKKSTVAELKDLLKNVDELYLATDGDREGEAIAWHLLETLKPRIPVKRMVFHEITEPAIRAAAEDPRDLDNALVDAQETRRILDRLYGYEVSPVLWKKVAPKLSAGRVQSVATRIIVQRERERMAFRSAGYWDVTAELDASVSDEQASPPTFTAKLNTVDGRRVASGRDFDSLGGLKKPDEVRVLDEAAANALAAGLRGAQLQVASVEQKPYTRRPYPPFMTSTLQQEAGRKLRFSSERTMSIAQRLYENGYITYMRTDSTTLSQSAIDAARNQARQLYGEEYVHPSPRQYTRKVKNAQEAHEAIRPAGDVFQTPGQLHAALDTDEFRLYELIWQRTVASQMADARGTTLSLRIAGQATGGEQVVFNASGRTITFAGFLKAYVESLDEQAGGEADDAESRLPNLTQGQRVDAKDLTADGHTTSPPARYTEASLIKALEDLGIGRPSTYSSIIKTIQDRGYVHKKGSALVPSWVAFAVIGLLEQHFARLVDYDFTAAMEDELDEIAAGNERRTNWLNNFYFGGEHGVDGSIARAGGLKKLVGGNLEEIDAREVNSIKLFDDAEGRAVNVRVGRNGPYLERMIVGEDGEPTPQRANLNDDLTPDELTLELVEKLFATPQEGRSLGVDPETGHEIVAKDGRYGPYVTEVLPEPPDDGEAGSTAKKGKKPTGPKPRTGSLLRSMDLETVTLEDALKLLSLPRVVGVDPASGEEITAQNGRYGPYLKRGTDSRSLATEEQMFDITLDEALKIYSEPKRRGRQGAATPPLRELGTDPVSEKPMVIKDGRFGPYVTDGETNASLRKGDDVMSITDARASELLADRRARGPVKKKAPAKKAAKKTAAKKAPAKKAAKKA
- a CDS encoding DNA polymerase III subunit delta', encoding MAGVFSRLVGQDAVEAELTAAARAARGDSAHSGGPGEVGTMTHAWLITGPPGSGRSVAALCFAAALQCTSDGVPGCGECRACTTTMAGTHADVRRIIPEGLSIGVDAMRTIVQIASRRPGTGRWQIVVIEDADRLTEGAANALLKVVEEPPPSTVFLLCAPSVDPEDIAITLRSRCRHVALVTPGVDAIARVLVDTDGLPEAEAAWAASVSGGHVGRARRLATDEQARERRRRALGLARDAATPSRAYAAAEELVATAEAEARALTEDRNEVETEELRTALGAGGTGKGTAGTMRGAAGALKDLERRQKSRQTRASRDALDRALIDLATYFRDALLIASGAADVAPNHPDMRDKVAAMAGHASPAALLRCIEAVLECREALAVNVKPKFAVDAMVGTVGQALRG